A DNA window from Methylocystis heyeri contains the following coding sequences:
- a CDS encoding GSCFA domain-containing protein, with product MASHPYSRLPDYANWRRAVSRVAPGELDPMVEAPFRFDAGARVVTAGSCFAQHIGRFLKAKGCCYLVTEPAHAIVGPKARDVLNYGLYSARYGNIYTSRQLLQLFERAYGRFVPGEDVWREDQTVFLDPFRPNIQPLGFNSLREYEIDRARHFQAVRDAFENLDVFVFTLGLTECWRSRADGAVFPVCPGVVGGTFSPERHEFVNLTVEDVVSDMSAFIGGLRGVNPGARIILTVSPVPLVATAEPRHVLVSTVYSKSVLRVACERLVQSFEGVAYFPSYEIIAGGFASKNYFAEDKRSVTQEGVDHVMAVFERHFIEDSPEQAAMRLALQLLNAQTDSSPLQNVSKAMKLMCDEEALDFDSSKDDVRRKND from the coding sequence ATGGCTTCTCACCCCTACAGCCGCCTGCCCGATTATGCGAACTGGCGCCGCGCCGTCTCGCGCGTCGCGCCCGGCGAACTCGACCCCATGGTCGAGGCTCCTTTTCGTTTCGACGCCGGCGCGCGAGTCGTCACCGCGGGAAGCTGTTTCGCACAGCACATCGGCCGGTTCCTGAAAGCGAAAGGCTGCTGCTACCTCGTCACGGAGCCCGCGCACGCCATCGTCGGCCCCAAAGCCCGGGATGTCCTCAACTACGGCCTCTACAGCGCGAGATACGGAAACATCTACACCAGCCGGCAATTGCTGCAGCTGTTCGAGCGGGCCTATGGCCGCTTCGTTCCCGGGGAAGACGTCTGGCGGGAAGACCAAACCGTTTTTCTCGACCCTTTCCGGCCCAATATCCAGCCGCTCGGTTTCAACTCGCTGCGCGAATATGAGATCGACCGGGCGAGGCATTTTCAGGCCGTCCGCGACGCCTTCGAGAATCTCGACGTCTTCGTCTTCACGCTCGGCCTGACCGAATGCTGGCGTTCGCGAGCCGACGGCGCGGTCTTTCCGGTCTGTCCCGGCGTCGTCGGCGGGACGTTTTCCCCGGAACGGCACGAGTTCGTGAATCTGACCGTAGAAGACGTCGTAAGCGACATGAGCGCCTTCATCGGCGGCCTGCGCGGCGTAAATCCGGGCGCCCGCATAATCCTCACGGTGTCGCCGGTTCCTCTGGTCGCGACCGCAGAGCCTCGCCATGTTCTGGTCTCGACGGTCTATTCGAAATCGGTCCTGCGCGTCGCATGCGAGCGCCTCGTCCAGAGTTTCGAAGGGGTCGCCTATTTTCCCTCTTACGAGATCATTGCGGGAGGCTTCGCCTCCAAAAATTATTTCGCCGAGGACAAGCGCAGCGTCACCCAAGAGGGCGTCGACCATGTGATGGCGGTGTTCGAGCGGCATTTCATCGAGGACTCGCCAGAGCAGGCGGCGATGCGCCTCGCCCTGCAATTGCTGAACGCCCAAACGGACTCCAGCCCACTTCAAAACGTCTCGAAGGCCATGAAGCTGATGTGCGACGAGGAAGCGCTCGATTTCGATTCGTCGAAGGACGACGTGCGCCGCAAGAACGACTGA
- a CDS encoding glycosyltransferase: MTQGAQDPAKPLSESAKHRPVVYDIARLATRALNPNPNGIDRVDFAMARHFLGGGRRERQALYCSLLGPRLAPARRAMQAVEEIEACWRESVSPESDPAFEGVIAALGRSGAEAQPARRIVRPRLERAPQNWSALRRWALNPGESLAGVPQGAAYVNASQFLLDKPWFTKWLSGRPDVKPVFFVHDLLTVDCPEFFWEDEAKKGPRRLTAIVRLGAGAVVGSQTLAKRLRAFASSLGRPQLPICVASLPPPPIFAEPAEPDPSLADKSYFVVCGTIEPRKNHLLLLNLWRRLADRHGAATPKLVVIGKRGWLNRNVVDMMSRCPALRANVIEASGLSTPGLRSLLAGARALLMPSFAEGYGLPVAEAIAARIPVIASDLEVFREFGGEGPVYLDPLDGIGWLHAIEAFAQERSSAREDALARVSRVRLGGADAFFSALDGFIDAL; this comes from the coding sequence ATGACGCAGGGCGCCCAAGATCCGGCGAAGCCGCTTTCCGAGAGCGCAAAGCATCGGCCGGTCGTCTATGACATCGCGAGGCTCGCGACCCGCGCCCTCAACCCCAATCCCAACGGCATAGATCGCGTCGATTTCGCCATGGCGCGGCATTTTCTGGGCGGAGGCCGCCGCGAGCGGCAGGCTCTTTACTGCTCCCTGCTGGGCCCTCGTCTCGCACCCGCCCGACGCGCGATGCAGGCGGTCGAGGAAATCGAGGCCTGCTGGCGCGAATCCGTCTCTCCCGAAAGCGATCCTGCGTTTGAAGGCGTAATCGCCGCCCTGGGGCGGAGCGGCGCCGAAGCGCAGCCGGCCCGGCGCATCGTCCGCCCGCGCTTGGAGCGCGCGCCGCAGAACTGGAGCGCGCTGCGGCGCTGGGCGCTCAACCCCGGGGAATCGCTCGCAGGAGTTCCGCAGGGCGCGGCCTATGTCAACGCCAGCCAGTTCCTGCTGGACAAGCCCTGGTTCACGAAATGGCTGAGCGGCCGGCCCGACGTGAAGCCTGTTTTCTTCGTGCACGACTTGCTTACGGTCGACTGTCCCGAGTTTTTCTGGGAAGACGAGGCGAAAAAGGGGCCCCGCCGTCTTACGGCCATCGTCCGCCTCGGCGCGGGAGCCGTGGTGGGGTCGCAGACGCTGGCGAAGCGCCTTCGCGCCTTCGCTTCGAGCCTTGGTCGTCCGCAGCTGCCTATCTGCGTCGCCAGCCTGCCTCCGCCGCCGATTTTCGCGGAGCCGGCGGAGCCCGATCCGAGCCTCGCCGACAAGAGCTATTTTGTCGTATGCGGCACCATCGAGCCTCGCAAGAACCACCTGCTGCTGCTCAATCTGTGGCGCCGCCTGGCCGACCGCCACGGGGCGGCGACGCCGAAGCTGGTGGTGATAGGCAAGCGCGGCTGGCTCAATCGGAATGTCGTCGACATGATGAGCCGCTGCCCCGCCCTGCGCGCCAATGTGATCGAAGCGTCCGGCCTCTCGACCCCGGGCTTGAGAAGCCTCCTCGCCGGCGCGAGAGCCCTGCTGATGCCGTCTTTTGCGGAAGGTTACGGCCTGCCCGTGGCGGAAGCGATCGCCGCCCGAATTCCGGTGATAGCCTCCGACCTCGAGGTGTTTCGTGAATTCGGCGGAGAAGGCCCCGTTTACCTCGATCCGCTCGATGGAATCGGGTGGCTGCACGCCATCGAAGCCTTCGCCCAAGAGCGTTCGTCTGCCCGCGAGGACGCCCTCGCCCGGGTGTCCCGCGTCCGACTCGGCGGCGCGGATGCGTTTTTCTCGGCCCTCGACGGCTTTATCGACGCCCTGTGA
- the polA gene encoding DNA polymerase I produces MTSTQTTLGPGSHVFLVDGSSFVFRAYFQSIRQDAKYNYRTDRLPTGAVRLFCAKLLQFVRDGAAGVKPTHLVIIFDKSENSFRKEIYPDYKAHRPDPPEDLVPQFPLMRAAVRAFGLTPIEQDRYEADDLIATYARHAREKGADVTIISADKDLMQLIGEGVSMYDPASGEQGKFGARAERFIGEKEVEEYFGVPPSKVVDVQALAGDSTDNVPGAKGIGIKTAAQLIKEYGDLDTLLARAGEIKQAKRRECLTDPESVKLILTSKKLVELVRDVDVETPLEDLTLHEPDAKKLVAFLLAMEFTTITRRVAEAYGVEASEIEPDPDFLGPAGWRGRNGEVKERAAEPAAPATPAPAAAQPADTPASLAGARAKEALASPIDRSKYETVQSVERLDHWIADAMDLGVVAFDTETTSLDAMSCELVGLSLALGPDRACYIPLGHRSPGANDLFGGADLLAGQIPLQEALARLEPMLENPSVLKIAHNMKYDLQVLARYGVTVAPIEDTMLISYALDTGRNNHGLDELALKHLGHKNIAFGEVCGTGKNFIGFARVALDKATEYAAEDADVSLRLWRVLKPRLPAESMTTVYETLERPMVATLAAMERRGVAIDRNILSRLSGEFAQAMARLEADIYEAAGERFNLGSPKQLGDILFGKMGLPGAKKTATGAWSTSASVLDELAEGGNGFAALILEWRQLAKLKSTYTDALPGFVNPQTHRVHTSYALAATTTGRLSSSEPNLQNIPVRNEMGRKIRTAFVAEPGRVLISADYSQIELRLLAHVADIPQLKKAFAEGIDIHAMTASEMFGVPVKDMPSEIRRRAKAINFGIIYGISAFGLANQLGIPREEAGAYIKKYFERFPGIRDYMDSTRKAVRENGVVTTIFGRKCHFPRIASSNASERAFFERAAINAPIQGAAADIIRRAMVRMDAALIKEGLAAQMLLQVHDELVFEAPAAEAQATIDLVKRIMIDAPHPAVQLSVPLQVDARAAANWDEAH; encoded by the coding sequence ATGACCTCCACGCAGACCACCCTCGGGCCGGGCAGCCACGTCTTTCTCGTCGACGGCTCCTCATTCGTGTTTCGCGCCTATTTCCAATCGATCCGACAGGACGCGAAATATAATTATCGCACCGACCGCCTGCCCACCGGCGCTGTGAGGCTGTTCTGCGCCAAGCTGCTGCAATTCGTGCGCGACGGCGCCGCGGGGGTGAAGCCGACGCATCTCGTCATCATCTTCGACAAGTCGGAAAATTCCTTCCGCAAGGAAATCTACCCGGATTACAAGGCGCACCGGCCCGATCCGCCGGAAGACCTCGTGCCGCAGTTTCCCCTGATGCGCGCGGCCGTGCGCGCCTTCGGCCTCACCCCTATCGAACAGGACCGCTACGAGGCCGACGACCTCATCGCAACTTACGCGCGCCATGCCCGCGAGAAAGGCGCCGACGTCACCATCATCTCCGCCGACAAGGACCTGATGCAGCTCATCGGCGAGGGCGTGTCGATGTACGATCCCGCCTCCGGGGAACAGGGCAAGTTCGGAGCCCGCGCCGAACGCTTCATCGGCGAAAAAGAGGTCGAGGAATATTTCGGCGTGCCGCCGTCGAAAGTGGTGGACGTCCAGGCGCTCGCGGGCGACAGCACCGATAATGTGCCGGGCGCCAAGGGAATCGGGATAAAGACCGCCGCGCAGCTGATCAAGGAATATGGCGATCTCGATACGCTGCTGGCCCGCGCCGGGGAAATCAAGCAGGCGAAGCGCCGCGAGTGCCTCACCGATCCCGAGAGCGTGAAGCTCATCCTCACCTCGAAGAAGCTGGTGGAGCTGGTGCGCGACGTCGATGTCGAGACGCCGCTCGAGGATCTGACGCTGCACGAGCCCGATGCGAAGAAGCTGGTGGCATTTCTGCTGGCGATGGAATTCACCACCATCACGCGGCGGGTGGCCGAAGCCTATGGCGTCGAGGCGTCCGAAATCGAGCCCGACCCTGATTTCCTCGGTCCCGCGGGCTGGCGCGGGCGCAACGGCGAGGTGAAGGAACGCGCAGCCGAGCCTGCGGCCCCTGCGACGCCGGCCCCCGCCGCGGCGCAACCCGCCGACACGCCCGCCTCGCTTGCCGGGGCGCGCGCCAAGGAGGCGCTGGCCTCCCCGATCGACCGCAGCAAATACGAAACCGTTCAGTCCGTCGAGCGCCTCGATCATTGGATCGCCGACGCCATGGATCTGGGCGTCGTCGCTTTCGATACGGAAACGACCTCGCTCGACGCCATGAGCTGCGAACTCGTCGGCCTGTCGCTGGCGCTGGGGCCGGACCGAGCCTGCTATATTCCGCTGGGGCATCGCTCGCCCGGCGCCAACGACCTCTTCGGCGGCGCCGATCTGCTGGCCGGACAGATCCCGCTGCAGGAGGCGCTCGCGCGCCTCGAGCCGATGCTGGAGAACCCTTCGGTCCTCAAGATCGCGCACAACATGAAATATGATCTGCAGGTGCTGGCGCGTTATGGCGTCACGGTGGCGCCGATCGAAGACACCATGCTGATCTCCTATGCGCTGGACACCGGCCGCAACAATCATGGGCTCGACGAGCTGGCTTTGAAACATCTCGGGCACAAGAACATCGCATTCGGCGAGGTCTGTGGGACCGGCAAGAATTTCATCGGCTTTGCGCGCGTCGCTTTGGACAAGGCGACCGAATATGCCGCCGAAGACGCCGATGTCTCCCTGCGGCTGTGGCGCGTGCTGAAGCCGCGCCTGCCCGCCGAAAGCATGACCACGGTCTATGAAACGCTGGAGCGGCCGATGGTCGCGACTCTTGCGGCGATGGAGCGGCGCGGCGTCGCCATCGACCGCAATATTCTTTCGCGTCTTTCGGGAGAATTCGCTCAGGCGATGGCGCGGCTCGAGGCCGATATATATGAGGCCGCCGGCGAGCGTTTCAATCTCGGTTCGCCCAAGCAGCTCGGCGATATTCTGTTCGGCAAGATGGGCCTGCCCGGTGCGAAGAAGACCGCCACCGGCGCCTGGTCGACCTCGGCGAGCGTGCTCGACGAACTCGCCGAGGGCGGCAACGGTTTCGCTGCGCTGATTCTGGAATGGCGCCAGCTCGCCAAGCTGAAATCGACCTATACCGACGCCCTGCCCGGTTTCGTCAATCCGCAGACCCATCGCGTGCATACGTCCTACGCCCTAGCGGCGACGACCACGGGAAGGCTATCCTCCTCCGAGCCCAATCTGCAGAACATCCCGGTGCGCAACGAAATGGGGCGCAAGATCAGAACCGCCTTTGTCGCGGAGCCGGGCCGGGTGTTGATCTCTGCGGACTACTCGCAGATCGAACTGCGCCTGCTGGCGCATGTCGCCGACATCCCGCAGCTGAAAAAGGCCTTCGCCGAGGGGATCGACATTCACGCCATGACGGCGAGCGAAATGTTTGGCGTGCCGGTGAAGGACATGCCCTCGGAAATCCGCCGCAGGGCGAAGGCGATCAATTTCGGCATCATCTACGGCATTTCGGCTTTCGGTCTCGCCAATCAGCTCGGCATTCCGCGCGAAGAAGCCGGCGCCTATATCAAGAAATATTTCGAGCGCTTTCCGGGCATTCGCGACTACATGGACTCGACCCGCAAAGCCGTGCGCGAAAACGGCGTGGTGACGACGATCTTCGGCCGCAAATGCCACTTCCCCAGGATCGCTTCGTCCAACGCCTCCGAGCGCGCCTTTTTCGAACGCGCCGCGATCAACGCTCCGATTCAAGGCGCCGCCGCCGACATCATCCGCCGGGCGATGGTGCGCATGGACGCCGCGCTGATCAAGGAGGGGCTTGCGGCGCAAATGCTGCTGCAGGTCCATGACGAGCTCGTGTTCGAGGCCCCGGCCGCGGAGGCGCAGGCGACCATCGACCTCGTGAAGCGCATCATGATCGACGCGCCGCATCCGGCGGTTCAGCTCTCGGTGCCGTTGCAGGTGGATGCGCGCGCCGCCGCCAATTGGGACGAGGCGCACTGA
- a CDS encoding HNH endonuclease — MTKAVLTTKVTPVYDDLPEIRYHFPKSYLRQVSEAVGDWIVYYEPRRSTGDPSSSGGRQVYFATARVEHIIPDESRPDHFYAEVSNYLPFVRPVPFKEGSLFYEGNLKKPDGSTNKGAFGRAVRNIKDSEFDLIWQAGFGHVIGIEERTRPAPDAPEDPMPPLDGFHETPLTFLSDVPFEQDRRIVEQLISRPFRDRAFSAAVKSAYNDTCAMSGIKLINGGGRSEAQAAHIRPVEHRGPDSIRNGLALSGTFHWIFDRGLVSIDEDYTLLLAKDRLPDTIGRLLIGDRRLIVPERAELRPHPKFLDYHRREIFKG; from the coding sequence ATGACTAAAGCAGTTCTCACGACGAAAGTAACTCCCGTCTATGACGACCTGCCCGAGATCCGATACCATTTCCCCAAGAGCTATCTGAGGCAAGTCAGTGAGGCGGTCGGCGATTGGATCGTTTATTACGAACCTCGGCGTTCTACTGGCGATCCATCGAGCAGCGGCGGACGCCAAGTCTACTTTGCGACGGCGCGCGTGGAACACATCATTCCCGATGAATCGCGCCCTGATCACTTTTATGCAGAAGTATCGAACTATCTGCCGTTCGTCCGACCTGTGCCTTTTAAAGAGGGGTCCCTTTTCTACGAGGGCAATCTCAAGAAGCCCGATGGCTCGACCAATAAAGGAGCTTTTGGCCGCGCAGTCCGCAACATCAAGGACAGTGAGTTCGATTTAATCTGGCAAGCGGGTTTTGGCCACGTCATCGGCATCGAGGAACGAACTCGACCTGCGCCTGACGCGCCAGAGGACCCTATGCCGCCTCTCGATGGCTTTCATGAAACGCCACTAACTTTTCTCAGTGACGTCCCGTTTGAGCAGGATCGCCGGATCGTCGAGCAACTCATATCAAGGCCGTTTCGAGACAGAGCCTTCTCCGCCGCGGTAAAAAGCGCCTACAACGACACCTGTGCGATGAGTGGCATCAAGCTGATCAACGGTGGGGGGCGATCTGAAGCGCAGGCCGCCCATATCCGCCCTGTCGAGCATCGCGGGCCGGACAGCATTCGCAATGGGCTAGCCTTATCCGGCACCTTCCACTGGATTTTCGACCGGGGTCTCGTTTCGATTGATGAGGACTACACCCTGCTTTTAGCAAAGGATCGCCTGCCCGACACCATCGGACGGCTTTTGATCGGCGATAGGCGTCTGATCGTCCCCGAGAGAGCGGAACTCCGGCCCCACCCCAAATTTCTTGACTACCATCGACGCGAAATATTCAAAGGTTAA
- a CDS encoding class I SAM-dependent methyltransferase has translation MNDRAYAGDVPQIYDRELGCVMFQPYAEEAAQRAAALNPADVLEIAAGSGIVTRELRNRIPAAAKLTASDISEDMLSVARTKIREGEQVRFEIADACALPFADASFDAVVCMFGYMFFPDKPKAMCEAFRALRPAGRYILGVWDSEENNPFARLALALLKSTFPDNPPTWMKQPVSCGAIDPIKESLVDSGFVNISISVVKHSRAFDANNYARGLVFGSPIIQEVEERGGDPEAIAKAYAETLTRAFGSTLPFQAILFEAERPAGQRMSSRGA, from the coding sequence ATGAACGACAGGGCTTACGCCGGCGACGTGCCTCAGATCTACGATCGCGAGCTCGGCTGCGTGATGTTTCAGCCTTACGCCGAGGAGGCAGCGCAGCGCGCCGCAGCGCTGAACCCGGCCGATGTTCTGGAAATCGCGGCCGGTTCCGGCATCGTCACGCGCGAGTTGCGCAATCGCATTCCTGCGGCGGCAAAATTGACCGCGAGCGACATAAGCGAAGACATGCTCAGCGTCGCCCGTACAAAAATCCGCGAGGGCGAGCAAGTAAGGTTCGAGATCGCGGACGCCTGCGCGCTGCCTTTTGCGGATGCGAGCTTCGACGCCGTCGTCTGCATGTTCGGCTACATGTTTTTTCCCGATAAGCCCAAAGCGATGTGCGAAGCCTTCCGCGCATTACGTCCCGCCGGGCGCTACATATTGGGCGTGTGGGACTCGGAAGAAAACAATCCCTTCGCCAGACTGGCGCTCGCTCTATTGAAATCTACTTTCCCGGACAATCCGCCGACATGGATGAAGCAACCGGTGTCGTGCGGAGCGATCGATCCGATCAAGGAGAGTCTGGTCGACAGCGGCTTCGTGAATATCAGCATATCGGTCGTCAAACATTCGCGCGCCTTCGACGCGAACAATTATGCGCGCGGACTTGTTTTCGGCAGCCCGATTATTCAAGAGGTCGAGGAACGCGGCGGCGACCCCGAAGCGATCGCAAAAGCCTACGCCGAAACGCTCACGCGCGCCTTCGGCTCGACCCTGCCCTTCCAGGCGATTCTGTTCGAGGCCGAAAGGCCGGCGGGGCAGCGGATGTCATCGCGAGGAGCGTAG